ACTCGCACCGCCGTGAACATTACCGGCGATGCTGCCTGTGCCGTGGTAGTAGCAGAGACCGAAGCAAAAAGAGAAGCTAGAAAAGCATAACAAAGGGAGCCGGTGAAGATTGTAAGTATTCCGGTTCAAAAATTAATGTATTAGCAAGCGGATTTTTCATGATTCGCTTGTTTCTTTGTATAGAAAATTTTACTAATTATTATTGAAGAAAATAGAAACGGATTTAGCCCTCCTAATCCACTAGCTACATATTAATGTCTATTAATCTATCCAACTAATGTTTTGACAGGTAACAGAAACCGTTCCCATTTGACTTGTGCTTTTTTTGCTTAAAGTTCAATTAGTTCACCGTTTTTCCATTGACAAAAAATTAGCACAAGTATTATATTAGAAGTCCTGCCAACTTTTCGTTGGCGTAAAGGGGACTGTGAAAAGTTCATTCTTGTGGGAAAGGGAATGATGACATGAACAAAGAACAATTAGTGGAAAGTGCGCGTCAGACGAAAAAGAATGCGTATGCGCCTTACTCCAAATTTCCTGTAGGAGCAGCTTTGCTGCTAAAAGATGGCACCGTTTACAACGGAGTGAATGTAGAAAATGTATCATTTGGTGCGACGAACTGCGCGGAAAGGACAGCTATTTTTACAGCTGTGGCGAATGGTTACAAAAAAGGTGACTTCGCGGCGATCGCCGTCTCTGGGGATACGGCCGACTTCCTCCCGCCTTGCAGCATCTGCAGGCAGGTGATGGCTGAATTCTGCTCACCTGATATGCCGGTGTACCTAACGAATGACAAAGAAGAGATCCGGGAACTGGCTTTAAAAGAATTACTGCCATATGCATTCACGGACTTAGATATGTAAAGATTACTTGAATAGTATGAGAGCATGTTTTGATGATTATATCAGGGCGTGCTCTTTTTATTTTTTGGCTGTGAAAGATAAACGGACATTTTCTGTTTAAATATAAAATGCACCTTGTTTTCTTTGAAATAAGGGGCGTTTTTCCGGTTATTTCAATCAAAACATTGGTTTTTGACATTTAATGGAGTTAATCGGAATTTGTACGCTTATTTCTGCTTCAAAAGTACCCTCTATCTACAATAGCGGGAATTTCTTCGGTTATGAAAGGTTTGGGAGGAATCTTTGTGCTGGGCTGGTTTTTCTTTGTAAAGTCGGCTTTACAAAATGTAAAGTTAAGTATACAATTGATTTATCAGAAAATGGGGGGATTTAGTAGCTGGGCTTTTTTTTACCCATGAATGTTCAGTTTACTTTACAAAAAGTAAAATCGAGCATGCATT
The window above is part of the Mesobacillus jeotgali genome. Proteins encoded here:
- a CDS encoding cytidine deaminase; this translates as MNKEQLVESARQTKKNAYAPYSKFPVGAALLLKDGTVYNGVNVENVSFGATNCAERTAIFTAVANGYKKGDFAAIAVSGDTADFLPPCSICRQVMAEFCSPDMPVYLTNDKEEIRELALKELLPYAFTDLDM